The Streptococcus marmotae genome contains the following window.
CAAGTCACGAACCAAAAACCATGACTGTAAGCGCCCTAGCTCGTTATCTTTAATAACAACATCGTTTTTTATCGTCCTAGGGGCTAAGATTTTGATATTTGTATATTTTTTTCCATAGTAGATTTGACCGGCTCGCCGTTTTTGGTTTAGCTTTTGCGTGATGTCTCGTCTGGATAAAAAATCAAACTCCTCCATAATGGCCGAAAGTGTCAGCTCGCCATGAATATCTTGGATCTCGTAAAGACGGTCAATCGTGAAAAATCTTTCTCTGTGTTTTTTCGTCATCTGTTTCCCTCCTGTTTGTTTGGTCGCTCGTGGTGGTTTATATTCGCCTTAAGTCTCTTTTAAAGCGACTTTCTAGGTAAAAAAATATCGTTTATAGGTTTATCAAACAATTGTCCAAGTAAAAACATTTCATCTTGAGTGAATTCTTTTTTACTTCGTTCTTTATCACCATACGAAGTTACAGAAATTCCTAAATATTTGGCTACTTGGTTTTGTGATAAACCTTTTTCTTTTCTTAATACCAAAAGTTTTCCCTGCATTCGGTGCCCTCCTTTATTTTCTAGTCGCTTATCAGGCGACAAAATATAATATCGCTTTTTAAGCGACTTGTCAACAACTTTTTTTGACAAAAAGCAAAAAAAGTTGCTTTTTAGGCAACTTCTGTTATAATTGGATTATAGAAAGGCGGTGTTTTTATGGAGCATTTAGCGTTATTCATCGGCTCAAAAATAAGACAATACAGAAAACAAAGCGGCATGACTCAAACGGATCTCGCTGACAAATTGCACACAAGTAAACAAACTATCAGCAAATATGAAAAAGGGATAATAAAAGCTAATCAAGATGTACTTTTTAAATTAGTGACTATATTCAATGTATCCGTTGATGATTTTTTTCCAACAGAAACATCTTTAGCCACCACCTCACCAGACGCAAAAAATGGCACCGTACAAGCGATAAATGATAAGGTAGTACAATTACACCCCGAACGCCAAGAAATCGTTCTGGAGGTCGCCACGGAGCAACTAAAGGAGCAAGAAGAGGAAGCAAGAGAAATACATGAACCCCTTGCCCTGTATTCAACCAAGGCAATAACCGAACTAGCGGCGGGGCTTGGCTATTCCTACGATGACAACGATATAAGGACGGTACAAGTAGAAGAGGAACCCCCGCGACATGACATCGCTAGCATCGTCAACGGTGATAGCATGTTACCAGATTATGAAAATGGCGACATTGTCTATTTAAAAGATACGGGCTTTTCTAGCTACTCTGGCCAAGTCTGCGCCGTAGCGATTAATGATAAGTCTTATCTAAAAAAAGTCTATACAGAAGATAATTGCTTGCGCTTAGTTTCCATCAATCCAAAATATGATGATATTATTATTGATTTTCCACCATCAGCAGATACCCATATCAAAATATATGCCGTCGTTGGATCTGGTAAGGTGGTAGACTGACCAAGTGCAACCATTTAAATATACAAAAAAGGAGAAAAAACAATGAAAAATAAAAAAATCTGGCTTGTTGCCACATCAGTGATTATAGTCTTAGCTGCAGTTGCTTATTATTTATATATCTTTACCCCTCACCAGAATGCGGTAAACACTTTTGAAGTAGCTAAAGAAATGGTTAGCAATAAAAACAAAAAACTAGAAAGCTCAATTGCCGAAGCTCAAGAACTCGTAAAAGCTGACGAAAAGCCGTTAGAGGATAAGACCCTAGACAATTTAAAAGCAACCTTGGAAGCAGCAAACAAAGAAAAAAGAAAAATCCCTGAAATAGCAAAGAAAACAGAAGATATTTTAGAGCAAGCAAAGGAACTAGAACAGCCGTTAGACTATACGGAAACCGAAACCAAAATCACTGACGCTATAAAAGAATACCAGAACAGCATTACCCAACTAAAACAAATTACAAATCCTTCCCAAGCGTTCATCGAAGAGCGCTTAAAAGAAGTTGATACCGTTACAGAAGTTCAATCTGTTACAGAAGCCAATGATCCAAACGGTAAATTAAATAAACAAGGAGGATATACAGCTTCCGTTTATTTTGCAGATAACCAAGTCAACATACCTGTTGATGGCGCTGATATTGTAGCTAAAGGAAATGACGTTGGAGGGAATATTGAAGTTTACAACACAACCGAAGACGCCGAAAAACGTAACACATATCTCAGTGCTTTTGACGGTCAAGGATTTTTAGATCCAGGTTCGCATTATGTTTACGGCTCTATTATAATTCGTACATCAAGGCACCTAACAGCAAGTCAACAAAAAGAACTAACGGACAAAATTTATAACAAACTAATTGAACTGAAATAAACTTTTCCACCTGCCATAACCCACGAAAAAGGAAAGACCAGCATGCTAGAAAAAGTAGAACGCTTAATCGCTGAAATTAACCGAATCCATCTCGCTTACTCGCAAGATTATTTTGAGACGGGAAAAGTTGAAAAAGTAAATTTAAAACACACCTTTTCAAAAGTACCAGTAAAGGCAATTCTGGATTATCGCCTAAACCTACACGAATCCATCAATGACTATTTAATGAAAGCAGATGTAAAAGATATCGCCTATGTTTACCGCGTCAAGACCTCCGAAAGTATCGTAGACAAGATAGAACGCTTTTCAGAAAGACAAGACGGCTACCCAGTCAACTCCATTCTCAACGATATTTTCGGCGCTCGTATCATTCTTTCATCGGCAGATATTGCGCTAGTCATGGAAAAGCTAGACGACTGGAAAGAACAGTTCGGGCTAAAAAATTGGTACTTACGGGACAAAGACAACTATACTGGTATCCACGTCTACTTCAAAAATAAAAGCAATCACTATTACCCGTGGGAGTTACAAATTTGGGACGAAAAAGACGTTGATAGAAACATTGAAAGCCATAGACTATATAAACGCAATTTTGTATAACCTATTAGCCCGTTGTGCATAGACAACACAAAAAGGCGTAGCAAACGCCACGCCTTCGGTATAGTAGAAAAACCAATCATCGGAATTGCTCCCAATAACTATAGTATAGCATAAATTTTTAAACTGTACCAGTACAGAAGACGCAAACAGAAAGAAAAAAACATGACGTATAAACCCGATTATCTAGACGACATACTTGTCCGCATGGCTTATCACTCAAGCGGTATAGAAGGGAATACCATCTCACTCCCTGAAACGGTCAGCATCATCATTGAAAATAGCCTACCAGGCAACCATAAAAGCATTCGGGAGTTCTATGAGATTGAAAATCACAAGCAAGCATTTAACTTTCTTCTGGATCAGCTAGACGTCCTACCACCGCTTACCGTTGGCTTGATACAAGACTTTCATGCACTTCTAACAGATAGGCTACAGCATGACCGCGGACGCTTTAAAACGGCGCAAAACGCCATTATCGGGGCAGAATTTAAGACCGCAACCCCAGCAGAAACACCCTACTTGATGACCCAGTGGGCAGACAATACAAGCTACCGCCTAGAAAGCGCCAAAAGTATCCCCGAATTGCTCAACGTGCTAGCAGATACCCATATCCAGCTGGAGCGTATCCACCCATTTTCAGACGGAAACGGACGAACAGGGCGCCTAATTCTGATGTATCTGGCCATGAGATACTTAAAAGCTCCCATAATCATCAGCAAAGACGACCGCGCAAAGTATATGGAACTTCTAGCCAATCAAGACACCGCTGGACTAGCTGACCTGCTCAAACAGTCGCTAGACTATGAGAAAGAAAGAATGAACCAGTTTTAATAGATATAGTTATACACTATATAAGCTGCGGTTTTGCTGTTCAAAAGGGGTGCTTTTGCTAAAACAAAAGAAAATCAAACGTGACTAAAAACTGCGATTTTCCCCGTTTTCTTGATTCTAAGAAACTCAAACAGCATCCAAAACATATTGTTTTTAACTATACCCATTTGACATTTTTATAAAATACCGTTATACTTGGAGGGAAAAGAGTAAAAACTTTTGACGCTAACCGTCTACGGTTGTGCCAAAACAAAAAAAAGCCCTCAAGTATCCTACCACTTGGGGGCTTCGTGCTGTTCAAGCGCTACCTAGGTTATTCCTTACCTAGCCATTCATCAAGCAATCTGACAACAATGTAGCCGATGACTGATTCGAATAGCGTAGCAAGAAAAAGAGTAAAAAAATCTGACACTTTCCGCCTCACCTCCTTTCTAAGGCGGTGCCGCTTGTGCCATCGGTTATTATATCAAATCAACCGACATCTTACAAGCTCACAGAAAGCCCTCTACAGCGCTTTAACGGTTTACGGTACAATCAGCTAATAAAAAATTGACAACCTAACAGGGTTTTATGTTATAATGACTATAACAGTAAGAAATGTATGCTATAAGCATGCAAAAAGCCCCCAACGGTTGCGACGTTGAGGGTTTTATTTTTGGCTCCAAAAAGCCCTAAAGGGTTATTTATTGCGTGAGTGGAGCCAATACTCAAACAATGCTGTCAGGATAGCAACAAGCAAAGGTGCAATAAACACGGTAAGAAATGTAGCCATAAGCACTTCACCCCCCCTCTATCCCAAGAGGGCAACAATAGTATAACAAAATGTAGCGCCTCAAGCAACACATTTTCAAGCCCTCTACAGCATTTTAACGATTTACGGTACAATCTACCACCCGACACAAAACAAACGAAAATAGGGGCTGTTTTTTAAGCCCTCGCATGATAATCCACACCTTTCTTAAACTAATCTAGCTTGCCTGCTGATGAAAGAAAGGAAACCATCATGAACATCAAAGAAGTCAAGAAAAAGAACGGCAGTATCGTTTACCGTGCTAGCATTTATCTAGGTATTGATAGCCTGACAGGGAAGAAAGTTCGTACCACCGTCACCGCTCCAACTAAGAAAGGAGTCCAGAAAAAAACTAAGCTAGCAATACATAACTTCCTAACCAACGGGGCTACAGTGGCCGAAACGGTCAGTATTGAAACCTACGATGAATTGGTCAGTCTCTGGTGGGATAGCTACAAGTACACCGTCAAAGAAAATACACGTCAAGACATGAAAGGGTATCTAAAAAAACATATCCGCCCAGCCTTCGGCAAGTACAAACTCAAAAAAATCACCACCCCTATTATACAAAGGCAAGTTAATCAGTGGGCGAACGCGGCCAACAAAGGAGAGGCGGGCGCTTTTGCTGATTATCACTTTCTACATGCCGTAAACCGCCGTATTCTCCAGTACGGGGTAGCAATGCAAGCACTCCCAAGTAACCCCGCTAGGGATGTTCTCGTCCCTCGCAAAGCACCAAGGGACAAAGAGCCTATCAAGTACCTAGATGATGAGAATCTAAAGAAGTTTCTAGTTTATCTTGATAGC
Protein-coding sequences here:
- a CDS encoding tyrosine-type recombinase/integrase, yielding MNIKEVKKKNGSIVYRASIYLGIDSLTGKKVRTTVTAPTKKGVQKKTKLAIHNFLTNGATVAETVSIETYDELVSLWWDSYKYTVKENTRQDMKGYLKKHIRPAFGKYKLKKITTPIIQRQVNQWANAANKGEAGAFADYHFLHAVNRRILQYGVAMQALPSNPARDVLVPRKAPRDKEPIKYLDDENLKKFLVYLDSLPNTYQNNFDTVLYKLLLATGLRISEALALEWSDIDLQQATLEVNKTLTRSRSVNSPKSKTSNRILDLDKKTVLMLRLYKNRQQEKAREIGATPTVVFSKLTSKYMPQNTALLRLKQHIKSAGVTDIAFHGFRHTHASLLLNAGLPYKELQHRLGHASISMTMDIYSHLSKENMKKAASVFETALDSLTG
- a CDS encoding XRE family transcriptional regulator, with translation MEHLALFIGSKIRQYRKQSGMTQTDLADKLHTSKQTISKYEKGIIKANQDVLFKLVTIFNVSVDDFFPTETSLATTSPDAKNGTVQAINDKVVQLHPERQEIVLEVATEQLKEQEEEAREIHEPLALYSTKAITELAAGLGYSYDDNDIRTVQVEEEPPRHDIASIVNGDSMLPDYENGDIVYLKDTGFSSYSGQVCAVAINDKSYLKKVYTEDNCLRLVSINPKYDDIIIDFPPSADTHIKIYAVVGSGKVVD
- a CDS encoding type I toxin-antitoxin system Fst family toxin; this encodes MATFLTVFIAPLLVAILTALFEYWLHSRNK
- a CDS encoding Fic family protein — its product is MTYKPDYLDDILVRMAYHSSGIEGNTISLPETVSIIIENSLPGNHKSIREFYEIENHKQAFNFLLDQLDVLPPLTVGLIQDFHALLTDRLQHDRGRFKTAQNAIIGAEFKTATPAETPYLMTQWADNTSYRLESAKSIPELLNVLADTHIQLERIHPFSDGNGRTGRLILMYLAMRYLKAPIIISKDDRAKYMELLANQDTAGLADLLKQSLDYEKERMNQF
- a CDS encoding GTP pyrophosphokinase, yielding MLEKVERLIAEINRIHLAYSQDYFETGKVEKVNLKHTFSKVPVKAILDYRLNLHESINDYLMKADVKDIAYVYRVKTSESIVDKIERFSERQDGYPVNSILNDIFGARIILSSADIALVMEKLDDWKEQFGLKNWYLRDKDNYTGIHVYFKNKSNHYYPWELQIWDEKDVDRNIESHRLYKRNFV
- a CDS encoding helix-turn-helix transcriptional regulator, yielding MQGKLLVLRKEKGLSQNQVAKYLGISVTSYGDKERSKKEFTQDEMFLLGQLFDKPINDIFLPRKSL
- a CDS encoding EbhA; protein product: MKNKKIWLVATSVIIVLAAVAYYLYIFTPHQNAVNTFEVAKEMVSNKNKKLESSIAEAQELVKADEKPLEDKTLDNLKATLEAANKEKRKIPEIAKKTEDILEQAKELEQPLDYTETETKITDAIKEYQNSITQLKQITNPSQAFIEERLKEVDTVTEVQSVTEANDPNGKLNKQGGYTASVYFADNQVNIPVDGADIVAKGNDVGGNIEVYNTTEDAEKRNTYLSAFDGQGFLDPGSHYVYGSIIIRTSRHLTASQQKELTDKIYNKLIELK